One Thiocapsa sp. genomic window, CGAAACTCTGCCGAAAACGACCCTCGCCGCTTGCCGCGGGCAAACCCAACACCTGGGCCTGCGGGGTCGTTTACTCGGTTGGACGAGTCAACTTTCTGTTCGATAAAAGCCAGACCCCGACCATGACTGCCGACGAGCTGTGCTCGCCCTTCGGCGTCAGCAAGAGCACGGGCTCGGCGAAATCCACCGCGATCCTTAAATGGCTCAATTCCCATCAAGGCGATCCCAACTGGACACTCCCCAGCCGGCTTGGCGACAACCCGTTGGCCTGGATGATCCAGGTGAACGGCTTCATCCTCGATGCCAGGACGGCCCCTCGCGAGCTTCAAGAAGAGGCCTTGCGGCTTGGGTTGATCCCCTATCTGCCATGAGCGGCAACGAGGAGACGAAGAGGAAATGGATCCGGTTGTAGTGATCGACTTCGAGACCACCGGTCTCTCCCCGGACATGGGCGACCGTGCCACCGAGATTGCGGCCGTCTTGATCCGCGACGGGCGCATCGTCGATCAGTACCAGAGTCTGATGAATGCCGGTCTGCGCATCCCGTCCTTTATCGAGCACCTTACCGGGATCAGCAACGCCATGGTGCGCCAAGCACCGCCGGCCAGCCAAGTCATGGCCGAGGTCGCGGACTTCGTCGGCGACTACCCCCTGGTCGCCCACAACGCCTCGTTCGACCGCAAGTTCTGGGATGCCGAGCTGGCACGCATCGGGCGCAGGACGCCGCAAGCCTTCGTCTGCTCGATGCTGGTTGCCCGTCGTGTCTTGCCCCAAGCACCCAATCACAAGCTCGGTACCCTGGTCGAATACGCCGGGTTACCGGTCACCGGTCGCTATCACCGAGCACAGGCCGATGCCGAGATGGCGGCGCATCTGACGCTGTATCTGGAGCGGGCCCTGATGGAGCGGTTCGGGCTCACCGAGGTTAAGCACGACCTGCTCGGGCGGATTCAGCGGACGGCGAAGACCCAGCTCGAAAGCTGCATCGCGCGTTACGGCGGAGCCGGCGCGTCGGCAGCGGCAAGCGGATGAGTTTCGCGACAGGAATGTGTCGATGCCAACCGAGGCGGTATCACGAAACTTCGGATTCCTGCGGGCTTATGAGCCGCAGCTCGATCGCCTCGGCGCCCTGGCGGAGCGCTATTTCGCCGATGATCCCTCGACCTGCCTGATCAAGCTCCGCCAGCTCGGCGAGGAGCTGGCCCGCCAAGTGGCCGCGCGGAGCGGTCTTCTCGCCACCCCGGAGGAGCCGCAATCGGACCTGTTGCGTCGTCTCAAGTTCGAGCGTGCGGTTCCTCCCGAGGTCCTCGACCTGTTTCACCAGGTCCAGATTCTAGGCAACCGCGCGACGCACCATGGCTACGGTGACCATCGCGATGCCCTGACCACGCTCAAGATCGCCCGGCAACTGGCGATCTGGTTTCACCGGACCTTCGGGAAGGACACCGGCTTCAAGCCCGGCCCGTTCGTACCGCCGACCGCACCGCAGGCCGCTTCGGAAGCCCTGATGGAGGAGCTGGAGCAGTTGCGCGCCCAACGGGCGCAACTGCTCGGCGAGGCCGAGAAGGCGCGGGAAGCGGTCGATGCGGCGAGGGTCGCCCATCGTGGGAAATGGGGACAGACCACGTTGTTCTGCTAGACTTCGCGTACCCCTGTTTCCCTGCCTGGTCCCGTTACCATGCCCAGACGCGCCCGGATCGTCGCCGCCGGTTATCCGATGCACGTGATCCTGCGTGATCCTGCGCGGGATCGACCGGGCCGCGGTATTCTTCGACGACGCCGATCGGCGTTACTTCCTGGAGTGGCTGGCCGCGGCGGCGGCTCAGGAGTCGGTGGCCGTACATGGCTACGTGCTGATGACCAACCATCTCCACCTGCTGATGACCGCGGAGCGCGACGCCGGGGTGGCGGCCGTGATGAAGCACCTCGGGCAACGGTATGTCCAGTATGTCAACCGCACCTATCGCCGCACCGGCGGGCTGTTCGAGGGCCGTTTCCGCTCCGCGGTGATCGAGGCCGACCCCTATCTCTTGGCGTGTCAGCGCTACATTGAGCTGAACCCGGTCCGGGCGGCCATGGTCGCGGCGCCCGGTGATTTTTTCTGGTCCAGCTATCGGGCCAACGCCCTCGGCGAGCGTGACCCCGTGGTCACGCCGCATCCCGTATACCGCGACCTGGCGAGTTCCGACGATGGGCGCCTGGCCGGCTATCGCCGGTTGTTCGCGGGCGAACTGAGCATCGAGCTACTCCAGCGCCTGCGCGACTGCACCAACGGCGGTTTTGTCGTCGGGCGCCCCCAGTTCGAGCGGCAGATTGCCGTCATGGTTGGCCGGCGCACTTGGAAGGGGTCCCCGGGGCGGCCGCCCAAGGAAACCGACGTCGGAGCGCAAACGGAATTGGCCTTCTAGAAAACGTGGTCTGTCCGTTCGCAGTAACAACAGTAAGTCTAGCGGGTTGAAGTCCCGTCCGAGGAGTTGTCCGTACGACTCGGTAGCATGAGGAAGCGGCGTCTTGGTAACAAGGGGTCGTAAGTTTCCCCAGCAAAAGAGCAGGCCGTAACGCAAGTGAACCTAGAGGTAGCCTCGTAATATTAGGTTGGAGACGCCGACCCTGTGGACAGAAGGGGAAGGTCGTTGGGTGGCCATTGGAAGAACGGAAGTGATGGTCATCGTCTCTCGGGGTAGCAGGGGCGGCATGTACTTGAAGACTGATCTGTCCAGTGCTGGAGATCCATGACGGGGGTGGAGAGAGGCCACCGACGGCGGCGTATAAGGCAACGAAATCGTCGCCGCCCGTCATGGAAGTCGGAGGGGTTCGTAGTACCGTTTGAGACTGGGGGACAACACAACCCTCGGTCGAGGGAAGGGACCCTACTTTGTTCACGCAACCAACGAGTGGAGGATCAGGGGATTGCCATGTCGCTAATCACCCCGGAGACGATCAGGACACTTCAGAGGAAGCTCTACGCTAAGGCCAAGCAAGAACCGGCCTACCGCTTCTACGCGCTCTATGACAAGGTGTACCGGGAGGACATCCTCCGTCACGCCTGGAATCTTGTCCGGTCAAACGCAGGCAGCCCCGGGATTGACGGGGTCAGCTTCGCGGCCATTGAGCAAGGCGAAGGGGTAGAGGGGTTTCTGCAGGAGATCGCACAGGAACTGCGCGAGAAAAGCTACCGCGCCCAACCGGTACGGCGTGTGATGATCCCCAAAGGGGATGGCCGCGAACGGCCGCTGGGGATACCCACCATCCGCGACCGCGTGGTGCAAATGGCCGTCAAGCTGGTGATCGAGCCGATTTTCGAGGCGGACTTTACGCCGCACTCCTATGGGTTTCGACCCAAACGCTCGGCGCACGATGCCATCGACGATATTGCCAACGCACTCTGGGCCGGACACACTCATGTCATTGATGCCGATCTGTCGAGCTACTTCGACACGATCCCCCACGCTAACCTCATGGCGGTGGTGGCCGAACGCATTGTCGACGGACGCCTCCTGGCGCTTCTGAAGCAATGGCTGAAGGCACCCGTCATCGGCGTGGACGATCAAGGAAAACGCAGGACGGTCGGTGGAGGAAAAGCCAACCGGGTTGGCACGCCGCAAGGTGGTGTCATCTCCCCGCTGTTGTCGAATCTCTACCTGCATCTGCTCGATCGCATCTGGGACCGGCATCGGCTGAAAGACGAGCTGGGGGCACACATCGTCCGCTATGCGGACGACTTTGTCGTGCTCTGTAAGCAGGGTGTGGAAGAACCGCTGAACGTGGTGCGCCACGTCATGGATCGACTGGGTTTGACGCTCAATGAGACCAAGACCCACGTGGTGGACGCCAAGGAGACGGGCTTTGACTTTCTGGGTTTTACGCTCCAGATGAGTCGAGGCGCCAACACCGGCAAATGGTACCCAAACGTACGTCCGTCGGACAAAGCTGTGGGTAAAATCACGGCGAAAGTGACGGAACTAACGCGACGGGAGTTGACCTGCATCCCGCTGGATGATGTGGTTGGAAGCGTGAACCGCAGCCTTCGCGGCTGGGCGAACTATTTCCATTTCCGCAATTCCAGTCTGGCGATGAGTAAGGTTAGGAACCACGCCGAACAGCGGCTGCGAATCCACTTGCGCAAGCGACACAAGGTCAAGACCTGGGGTGCGGGTTACGCCAAATTCCCGTCTCACGACCTCTATGACCGCCATGGACTGCACCCACTCCCGAAAGGACCCGGCTGGAAGACGGCGCATGCCTTGGTGTGAAGAACATCGGAAAGCCGTGTGCGGGAGAACCGCATGCACGGTTTGATGAGGGAGGGCTGGGAGTCACAGCCATGTCCTGGCTATTTAGGCACCGCGAAACGAAAGGCGCGGAAACAGATAAGCCACGGCTACCGTAATTGGCGACCTGCTCTCTACTCTACCTGTTTACAGTCCTGTTTACACTCCTATCTGTTTACACTGTTTACAATATGGCGGCCCTGATGGTGGCGGAGTCGGACGCCGAGGCCCGCTTTCGTGCCCGAGCTCGACGGGGACAGGGCAAAGCCGAGCGGGGGCTCGGGTTGCTGAGTCAGGCGGCCGGACAGCGTGGCGAGGACTAGGACCCATCCCGGGATCTTTCCAAAGCGAAAATCCACGCAGTACCGGCAAGACATCGACCGGCTCGCCGAGTGATTTGTGGTGCTATCGCATCGGGGACGACCGGGTGATCTGCGAGATTGACGAACCACAGGAGGCATTCATGAACTGGCCGCTTCAAGAACAACAGGATCGCTTGAATCAAGTGGTAGAGGAGGCGCTGCGCGCAGGGCCGCAGGTGATCACCGCCAACGGTGAAGAGACCGCCGTGGTCGTTTCCATCGAGGAGTACCGTCGGTTGCAGTCTCCCTCCGACACGCTGGCGGATTTCTTGATGCACTCGCCCTTGCGTCGGAGCGGCATCCGCATCCAACGGGACCAGGACCTTGAACGGGATCTGAACCTGTGAGGTTCCTCCTCGACACCAATGTCGTGTCCGAGTTTGCCAAGGACGAGGTGGACCCCGGTATCCTGCGTTGGCTGTCGCATGGCGACGAGCAGGCGATGGTGATCAGCGTCGTGACGATCGGTGAAATCGAAAAAGGCATCGCCTGGATGCCGCAGGGCAAACGTCAGCGGGCGTTGGAGGTTTGGCTGCAATCGAGTTTGGTGCCCCGCTTTCGAGAGCGCATCCTCCCGCTGGAGCTCGAAGACCTGCAGCGTTGGGGTCGGATGATCGGATCGGCACTCAAAGCGGGGGCGCCGCTTCCGCAGATGGATACGCTGATTGCCGCAGTTGCCATGAATCGCGACCTGATTTTGGTGACCCGAAACACCGATGATTTCATACGAACTGGCGTCAAGCTGCTCAATCCCTGGAGTTGATCGCGTGCACGAGGGCTGCGGACAGTCCGATCGGAGCCTGACACGACCACGCCATCGGGTTGCCGTGCAACGCGAGAGTGCATGACGGTGAATGCCCATCCGGAGATCCGAGGCATGGAGCACACCAAACAGTCCGCATCGTTCCAACAACGCGACTGGCAGCCGCGCTACCGCAGCACCACCAGCGACGTCCTGCACGACTTCTACATCCCGGCCCTGCGCGCGAGCGTGCGCTACGACCGGGTGGCGGGGTATTTCCGCTCCACCTCGCTGGCCGCGGCCTCCCAAGGCTTTTCGGCCCTCGTCAAGAACAAGGGCCATGTGCGTCTCGTGGTGGGGGCCGATCTCGATCCCGAGGATGCCCTGGTCATCCTCGATCACCGGGACGACGGGCGTCTCGCCGCGACCTTGTTGGCGAATCTGGCCGACCGGCAAGGCTGGCCCGAGTCCGTCGAGAACGGACTCGTGTTGTTGGCGTGGATGCTCAAGGCGGGTTGTCTGGAGATCCGCGTGGCGTTGCGCCGCCATCGCAAGACCGGCGCAGCCCTCCCTTACGGTTCGCGCGTCGATGGTTATGTCCACGAGAAATGGGCCGTCTTCACGGATGCCGAGGGTCATCGGCTGATCGCCGAGGGGTCCCTGAACGAGTCGCGCACGGCGCTCGAGATCAATGCCGAAAACATCGGCGTGCACGGTGATTGGTGGGGTCCCCGGGAAGCGGTCCGAGCGGATCTGTATGCCGGGGACTTCGAGACCATCTGGGAGAACCGGGATCCCGGGCTCTACGTGTTGGACTTGCCCCTGGCGGTGCGCGAACGCCTGATCGAGATCGCCGGCATCGTGACCCGTCCGAAAGAGATCGACGGGTCCAGCGAGTTGCCGCCGGACGTCGCGGGACCGACCGCGCGGGAGTGGCTGCAATTCGCCATCCTGCGCGAAGCCCCGCGGATGCCGAACGGTCGCTTTGTCGGGATGGCGACGGCTCCGGTCGCGCCCTGGCCGCACCAGGCGATCGTGGCGCGGCGGCTGATTACCGCCTACCCCTACAGCTTCCTGCTGTGCGACGAGGTCGGTTTGGGGAAAACCATCGAGGCGGGCTTGGCCTTGCGTTCGCTGATCTTGTCCGGATTGGCGCGACGGGTCTTGATTGCACCGCCCGCGAGTCTCGCTCGGCAGTGGCAAGACGAGCTGGCGAGCAAGTTCTTCCTGCGTTTCGGGCGCGCGCTCTC contains:
- a CDS encoding DUF6398 domain-containing protein, which translates into the protein MTGQQTERVPIALQGQYDAITALTDQFCEAHLNTEYRDLCRRMVAKLCRKRPSPLAAGKPNTWACGVVYSVGRVNFLFDKSQTPTMTADELCSPFGVSKSTGSAKSTAILKWLNSHQGDPNWTLPSRLGDNPLAWMIQVNGFILDARTAPRELQEEALRLGLIPYLP
- a CDS encoding PolC-type DNA polymerase III; translation: MDPVVVIDFETTGLSPDMGDRATEIAAVLIRDGRIVDQYQSLMNAGLRIPSFIEHLTGISNAMVRQAPPASQVMAEVADFVGDYPLVAHNASFDRKFWDAELARIGRRTPQAFVCSMLVARRVLPQAPNHKLGTLVEYAGLPVTGRYHRAQADAEMAAHLTLYLERALMERFGLTEVKHDLLGRIQRTAKTQLESCIARYGGAGASAAASG
- a CDS encoding DUF4145 domain-containing protein, with amino-acid sequence MPTEAVSRNFGFLRAYEPQLDRLGALAERYFADDPSTCLIKLRQLGEELARQVAARSGLLATPEEPQSDLLRRLKFERAVPPEVLDLFHQVQILGNRATHHGYGDHRDALTTLKIARQLAIWFHRTFGKDTGFKPGPFVPPTAPQAASEALMEELEQLRAQRAQLLGEAEKAREAVDAARVAHRGKWGQTTLFC
- a CDS encoding transposase — translated: MILRGIDRAAVFFDDADRRYFLEWLAAAAAQESVAVHGYVLMTNHLHLLMTAERDAGVAAVMKHLGQRYVQYVNRTYRRTGGLFEGRFRSAVIEADPYLLACQRYIELNPVRAAMVAAPGDFFWSSYRANALGERDPVVTPHPVYRDLASSDDGRLAGYRRLFAGELSIELLQRLRDCTNGGFVVGRPQFERQIAVMVGRRTWKGSPGRPPKETDVGAQTELAF
- the ltrA gene encoding group II intron reverse transcriptase/maturase is translated as MSLITPETIRTLQRKLYAKAKQEPAYRFYALYDKVYREDILRHAWNLVRSNAGSPGIDGVSFAAIEQGEGVEGFLQEIAQELREKSYRAQPVRRVMIPKGDGRERPLGIPTIRDRVVQMAVKLVIEPIFEADFTPHSYGFRPKRSAHDAIDDIANALWAGHTHVIDADLSSYFDTIPHANLMAVVAERIVDGRLLALLKQWLKAPVIGVDDQGKRRTVGGGKANRVGTPQGGVISPLLSNLYLHLLDRIWDRHRLKDELGAHIVRYADDFVVLCKQGVEEPLNVVRHVMDRLGLTLNETKTHVVDAKETGFDFLGFTLQMSRGANTGKWYPNVRPSDKAVGKITAKVTELTRRELTCIPLDDVVGSVNRSLRGWANYFHFRNSSLAMSKVRNHAEQRLRIHLRKRHKVKTWGAGYAKFPSHDLYDRHGLHPLPKGPGWKTAHALV
- a CDS encoding type II toxin-antitoxin system Phd/YefM family antitoxin produces the protein MNWPLQEQQDRLNQVVEEALRAGPQVITANGEETAVVVSIEEYRRLQSPSDTLADFLMHSPLRRSGIRIQRDQDLERDLNL
- a CDS encoding type II toxin-antitoxin system VapC family toxin translates to MRFLLDTNVVSEFAKDEVDPGILRWLSHGDEQAMVISVVTIGEIEKGIAWMPQGKRQRALEVWLQSSLVPRFRERILPLELEDLQRWGRMIGSALKAGAPLPQMDTLIAAVAMNRDLILVTRNTDDFIRTGVKLLNPWS